The genomic region TCTTTTTTTTTATTCGCTAAAAAAATAATATTATCATAAAACATCTTTTGCAATGTCCTTCCAAAAGTTTGTATCCCTCCTTGAATGCCTGGATGACATCCTCCTGCTAAAAATAATATTTTTTTATTCATAAATTTTCTCCCTTTTAAATAATCTTACTTTAAGTTTTTATTACTGAAATAAAAATCTATAGGGGACTACTCCAGAAGAAGATTCATATAGTATTATATATAAATAAAAACTAGTAATTATACAAATTGTTGTAACAACTAAAAACTTCAAATCTTTTCTTTCTATCTTGCTTACTATATTTGGAATAAAAATTATTAACCCTATGGAAAAATAATTAACTACTCTAACAAATAAAGAAAACTTTAAAGCTATGATTTGTAAAAAAACTGCAAGGGTTAACATATGATAAAACATAACATTTCTATCTCTTTTTATCTCTAATTTCTCTAAAACATATCCTAAAGAAAGAACCCCTACAATCATTATTAGCATTCCTTTCCCTTGCCCACTATTTAAATGACTCGTATACCTTAAACTATATTTATTTGAAAAAGTAAACAGTAATATCAATATTTTATCTGCATATAAATGAATTAAACCAGTTATTAAAAGTGTAAAATAAATGTAATTAAGATTTACTTTTATTGGATAAAGAATATAAGCTAATATAAAAATTGCTGCTGTTATATGAATTGAAATTGCAATAAAATAATAAAATAAAAACTTTTTTATATTTCTTTTTCTTATATAATCCAATGTATTTATCATTATAAGTACAGCTAAAACTTGTCTTA from Fusobacterium sp. JB019 harbors:
- a CDS encoding EpsG family protein translates to MKIYFIMLILIFICSFIKNKCIQKRVIFSIFFLVSSLRYIYLGTDTFSYISYFRRFSRSTFKELFLKQQSIERGFAIFNKVLGLISKNERYFLVMIAIIVMILITKFIYDNSKIPWFSFFLFLSLGFFIASLNILRQVLAVLIMINTLDYIRKRNIKKFLFYYFIAISIHITAAIFILAYILYPIKVNLNYIYFTLLITGLIHLYADKILILLFTFSNKYSLRYTSHLNSGQGKGMLIMIVGVLSLGYVLEKLEIKRDRNVMFYHMLTLAVFLQIIALKFSLFVRVVNYFSIGLIIFIPNIVSKIERKDLKFLVVTTICIITSFYLYIILYESSSGVVPYRFLFQ